Proteins encoded by one window of Musa acuminata AAA Group cultivar baxijiao chromosome BXJ2-9, Cavendish_Baxijiao_AAA, whole genome shotgun sequence:
- the LOC135623338 gene encoding psbP domain-containing protein 3, chloroplastic-like isoform X1 — protein sequence MASFATLPALPSPLHSSSPVPVNRSKGSLPSRSRLIFPAAVKCDAAEEFRSDIGRFPSKRRELLLQIFLASLSLPFVATNASAETDLQESFRIYEDEMNKFRISIPKEWLVGAGDANGIKSVTGFYPEESSDSNVSIVITGLGPDFTRLESFGNVDAFAETLVSGLDRSWKRPPGVTAKLISSKSTNGLYYVEYTLQNPGERCRHILTALGVASNGWYNRLYTVTGQYMEDEAEKYQPQVVKMVSSFRLI from the exons ATGGCCTCCTTCGCTACGCTCCCGGCGCTGCCATCCCCTCTTCATAGCAGTTCCCCGGTTCCTGTTAACCGATCGAAAG GGTCACTCCCATCTCGAAGCCGGCTGATTTTCCCCGCCGCTGTTAAATGTGACGCCGCCGAGGAATTTAG GTCTGACATTGGACGATTCCCAAGTAAGAGGAGAGAATTGTTACTTCAGATCTTTCTTGCTTCACTCTCTTTACCATTTGTAGCGACGAATGCTTCAGCTGAGACCG ATCTTCAGGAGAGTTTCCGAATATACGAAGATGAGATGAATAAATTTCGGATATCCATTCCAAAAG AGTGGCTAGTTGGTGCTGGTGATGCGAATGGCATCAAATCAGTTACAGGATTCTACCCTGAAGAATCATCTGATTCTAATG TCAGTATCGTGATCACAGGGCTTGGTCCTGACTTTACCAGATTGGAATCTTTTGGCAATGTGGATGCATTTGCAGAAACTCTG GTAAGCGGTTTGGACCGAAGCTGGAAAAGGCCCCCAGGAGTTACAGCAAAGCTGATTAGTTCGAAATCTACAAATG GGTTGTATTATGTGGAGTATACATTGCAAAATCCTGGAGAAAGATGCAGGCACATTCTCACTGCCCTAGGCGTTGCATCCAATGGTTGGTATAATCGGCTGTACACAGTCACTGGACAG TATATGGAGGATGAAGCTGAGAAGTACCAACCCCAAGTAGTGAAG ATGGTATCATCGTTCAGATTGATATGA
- the LOC135623338 gene encoding psbP domain-containing protein 3, chloroplastic-like isoform X2, with amino-acid sequence MASFATLPALPSPLHSSSPVPVNRSKGSLPSRSRLIFPAAVKCDAAEEFRSDIGRFPSKRRELLLQIFLASLSLPFVATNASAETEWLVGAGDANGIKSVTGFYPEESSDSNVSIVITGLGPDFTRLESFGNVDAFAETLVSGLDRSWKRPPGVTAKLISSKSTNGLYYVEYTLQNPGERCRHILTALGVASNGWYNRLYTVTGQYMEDEAEKYQPQVVKMVSSFRLI; translated from the exons ATGGCCTCCTTCGCTACGCTCCCGGCGCTGCCATCCCCTCTTCATAGCAGTTCCCCGGTTCCTGTTAACCGATCGAAAG GGTCACTCCCATCTCGAAGCCGGCTGATTTTCCCCGCCGCTGTTAAATGTGACGCCGCCGAGGAATTTAG GTCTGACATTGGACGATTCCCAAGTAAGAGGAGAGAATTGTTACTTCAGATCTTTCTTGCTTCACTCTCTTTACCATTTGTAGCGACGAATGCTTCAGCTGAGACCG AGTGGCTAGTTGGTGCTGGTGATGCGAATGGCATCAAATCAGTTACAGGATTCTACCCTGAAGAATCATCTGATTCTAATG TCAGTATCGTGATCACAGGGCTTGGTCCTGACTTTACCAGATTGGAATCTTTTGGCAATGTGGATGCATTTGCAGAAACTCTG GTAAGCGGTTTGGACCGAAGCTGGAAAAGGCCCCCAGGAGTTACAGCAAAGCTGATTAGTTCGAAATCTACAAATG GGTTGTATTATGTGGAGTATACATTGCAAAATCCTGGAGAAAGATGCAGGCACATTCTCACTGCCCTAGGCGTTGCATCCAATGGTTGGTATAATCGGCTGTACACAGTCACTGGACAG TATATGGAGGATGAAGCTGAGAAGTACCAACCCCAAGTAGTGAAG ATGGTATCATCGTTCAGATTGATATGA